CTTTCAGAACCAATTTCTCCGCCTTGTGGTCCTTTTAAAACAGCAATTTCTGCAATTAAATTCGGATCAATTAAATTTAAATAAGAGTTTCCAGAAACGTCGGTTAAAATAAAATCGTCTAAATATATTTTTACATTACGAACTCCAAACGGTGAACGAATGGTACTGCCGCGCATAGAAACGCGGTAACTGCCCGGTGAACGTTCTTCTAACATAACGCCCGGAACCATGTTTACAGCATCTAACAAACGCTCGGGATGATTTAGTTGTAAAATATCAGACGAAATGCGAGCTGCCGAACTTGTACTTTCTAAATACGGAATGTTGCGCTTAAACGAAGTAATAATAACCTGATTTAACGGCTGAATAGAATCGGTAACTTGTGCTACGATCTGATTAAATCCGAATACAGAAATTGCTATTACAGCTATTTTTTTTAAATACATTTTAGATTAAAAAGTAAAAGTGATGCTTTTAGGTCATCACTTTTAAGTTATTTTATTTTTTAGAAATGCGGTATAATTTACCTTGATCACCTACCACATATAAATTACCATCGGCACCGGTAACCATATCACGAATACGATCGTTTTGATCTTTTAACAAATGTTCTTCGCCCACAACTTTATTGTCTTTTATAATTAAACGGCCTAAAAGCTGAGTTTTTAAACCACCAACAAATAAGTTGCCTTGCCATTCTTCAATATTACCGTTATAAAATTCAGCGCCGCTTGGTGCAATAACAGGATCCCAATAATATACAGGTTGTTCTAAACCTTCTTGTTGAGTTATAGCATCACCAATTATTTCGTCAGAATATTCAACGCCATAAGTAATAATAGGCCAACCGTAGTTTGTACCTGGTTTAATAAGATTTAGTTCATCTCCACCTTGTGGTCCATGTTCAATTTCCCAAAGTTGCCCTTTTGCATCGAAAGCTAAACTTTGTGGGTTACGATGTCCTAAAGAATAAATTTCTGGTAATGCGTTTGGTGTATTAGCAAATGGATTACCAGGTGCAGCTTTTCCATCTTTCGTTAAACGTAAAACTTTACCTAAAGGCGAACTTAAATCTTGCGAAAATTTACGCATATCTGCATTAGATCGTTCACCGAAAGAAACGAATAAATAACCATCTTTATCAAAAGCTAAGCGATTGCCATAATGAAGCCCGCTATTGCTAACAGGGAAGGTGCGGTAAATAACTTCAACATTTTCAACCTGAGATTCATCTACTGCTAATTTACCTTTGGCAACTGCTGTACGATCGTTATTTTCCTCGTCATGTAATGG
This genomic window from Flavobacterium agricola contains:
- a CDS encoding PQQ-dependent sugar dehydrogenase, producing MKKTILLASALVFLISCKNESTEQKVIENTHYQPAFPGQTRAEIVTTQTPYAVDIITKNLGLAWAVTNLPNNKLLITNKEKAEMFVVDLANPDNPKKVTGFPEINLTTQGGMLDVIADPDFENNRIIYWTYAEPLHDEENNDRTAVAKGKLAVDESQVENVEVIYRTFPVSNSGLHYGNRLAFDKDGYLFVSFGERSNADMRKFSQDLSSPLGKVLRLTKDGKAAPGNPFANTPNALPEIYSLGHRNPQSLAFDAKGQLWEIEHGPQGGDELNLIKPGTNYGWPIITYGVEYSDEIIGDAITQQEGLEQPVYYWDPVIAPSGAEFYNGNIEEWQGNLFVGGLKTQLLGRLIIKDNKVVGEEHLLKDQNDRIRDMVTGADGNLYVVGDQGKLYRISKK